A stretch of Caenorhabditis elegans chromosome IV DNA encodes these proteins:
- the nstp-6 gene encoding Nucleotide Sugar TransPorter family (Product from WormBase gene class nstp;~Confirmed by transcript evidence), which yields MQISFRKCLIFYQMSSMERQNELQKITIIRVICSVQLISMIAVTAHSTAMPFLVRIANKTHFLPTTSVFMMEVLKLGFCLIITLFKSGSIKKTCHELHKTIWQNRLETMKVAVPAVVYAIQNNLYYIALANVDPTTYSVTLQIRILTTAALSVCLLNKKLSWYQWGAQVMALLGVVIVQLDKTNSHKEAVGNFWIGVSAVVGMCWTSAFAGVYFEKMLKNSSADVWIQNIRLSILTLFFAGITMITTDGEAVFGGRMFEGWSNMVWLVTILNSVGGLCISLVMKYADNVMKTYCQSIAIGLTSLVSICLGERILTVYLVYGVTLVTSSVVVYSLFPVAPPALSDYHKLEQQDDVAELLKSSGVEDEEEEEDEIFGELEHKIEL from the exons atgcaaatctcATTTCGAAAATGTCTGATTTTCTATCAAATGAGCAGCATGGAGAGGCAGAATGAGTTGCAGAAGATTACG ATAATTCGTGTAATATGCTCAGTTCAACTAATATCAATGATTGCGGTGACGGCACACTCTACAGCCATGCCCTTTCTGGTTAGGATAGCTAATAAG ACGCACTTCCTCCCGACAACTTCAGTTTTCATGatggaagttttaaaattaggaTTTTGTTTAATAATCACATTATTTAAATCCGGTAGTATCAAAAa GACCTGCCACGAACTGCACAAAACAATCTGGCAGAATCGACTGGAAACCATGAAAGTTGCAGTTCCGGCAGTTGTATAtgcaattcaaaataatttatattataTTGCGTTGGCGAACGTGGATCCGACTACTTACTCG GTAACCCTCCAAATCCGTATTCTCACCACAGCCGCCCTGTCAGTGTgccttttaaataaaaaactatcgTGGTATCAGTGGGGAGCCCAGGTGATGGCTTTGCTTGGCGTCGTTATCGTACAG cTTGACAAGACCAATAGTCACAAGGAGGCCGTAGGAAATTTCTGGATCGGTGTCTCCGCGGTGGTTGGGATGTGCTGGACGAGTGCGTTTGCCG GTGTATACTttgagaaaatgctcaaaaattcgtCGGCCGACGTGTGGATTCAAAATATTCGACTATCGATTTTGACGCTCTTCTTTGCCGGGATTACGATGATCACTACTGACGGAGAGGCGGTTTTTGGAG gCCGAATGTTTGAAGGGTGGTCAAATATGGTTTGGCTGGTGACAATTCTCAACTCGGTCGGCGGATTGTGTATTTCGTTGGTCATGAAGTACGCGGATAATGTCATGAAAACATATTGTCAGTCAATTGCGATAG GCCTAACATCACTTGTCTCAATCTGCCTCGGCGAACGTATCCTAACCGTCTATTTGGTGTACGGAGTGACACTTGTGACGTCATCAGTGGTCGTTTACTCGCTGTTCCCTGTGGCTCCGCCGGCTCTTTCCGATTACCATAAGCTCGAGCAACAGGATGACGTGGCGGAATTGCTCAAATCGTCTGGAgtagaagacgaagaagaggaggaagaTGAGATTTTTGGAGAGCTCGAGCACAAAATTGAGCTCTGA
- the nstp-6 gene encoding Nucleotide Sugar TransPorter family (Product from WormBase gene class nstp;~Confirmed by transcript evidence), giving the protein MEVLKLGFCLIITLFKSGSIKKTCHELHKTIWQNRLETMKVAVPAVVYAIQNNLYYIALANVDPTTYSVTLQIRILTTAALSVCLLNKKLSWYQWGAQVMALLGVVIVQLDKTNSHKEAVGNFWIGVSAVVGMCWTSAFAGVYFEKMLKNSSADVWIQNIRLSILTLFFAGITMITTDGEAVFGGRMFEGWSNMVWLVTILNSVGGLCISLVMKYADNVMKTYCQSIAIGLTSLVSICLGERILTVYLVYGVTLVTSSVVVYSLFPVAPPALSDYHKLEQQDDVAELLKSSGVEDEEEEEDEIFGELEHKIEL; this is encoded by the exons atggaagttttaaaattaggaTTTTGTTTAATAATCACATTATTTAAATCCGGTAGTATCAAAAa GACCTGCCACGAACTGCACAAAACAATCTGGCAGAATCGACTGGAAACCATGAAAGTTGCAGTTCCGGCAGTTGTATAtgcaattcaaaataatttatattataTTGCGTTGGCGAACGTGGATCCGACTACTTACTCG GTAACCCTCCAAATCCGTATTCTCACCACAGCCGCCCTGTCAGTGTgccttttaaataaaaaactatcgTGGTATCAGTGGGGAGCCCAGGTGATGGCTTTGCTTGGCGTCGTTATCGTACAG cTTGACAAGACCAATAGTCACAAGGAGGCCGTAGGAAATTTCTGGATCGGTGTCTCCGCGGTGGTTGGGATGTGCTGGACGAGTGCGTTTGCCG GTGTATACTttgagaaaatgctcaaaaattcgtCGGCCGACGTGTGGATTCAAAATATTCGACTATCGATTTTGACGCTCTTCTTTGCCGGGATTACGATGATCACTACTGACGGAGAGGCGGTTTTTGGAG gCCGAATGTTTGAAGGGTGGTCAAATATGGTTTGGCTGGTGACAATTCTCAACTCGGTCGGCGGATTGTGTATTTCGTTGGTCATGAAGTACGCGGATAATGTCATGAAAACATATTGTCAGTCAATTGCGATAG GCCTAACATCACTTGTCTCAATCTGCCTCGGCGAACGTATCCTAACCGTCTATTTGGTGTACGGAGTGACACTTGTGACGTCATCAGTGGTCGTTTACTCGCTGTTCCCTGTGGCTCCGCCGGCTCTTTCCGATTACCATAAGCTCGAGCAACAGGATGACGTGGCGGAATTGCTCAAATCGTCTGGAgtagaagacgaagaagaggaggaagaTGAGATTTTTGGAGAGCTCGAGCACAAAATTGAGCTCTGA
- the nstp-6 gene encoding Nucleotide Sugar TransPorter family (Product from WormBase gene class nstp;~Confirmed by transcript evidence), whose amino-acid sequence MTLTVKRQKVGHGIEIDRENEQSSNPIIRVICSVQLISMIAVTAHSTAMPFLVRIANKTHFLPTTSVFMMEVLKLGFCLIITLFKSGSIKKTCHELHKTIWQNRLETMKVAVPAVVYAIQNNLYYIALANVDPTTYSVTLQIRILTTAALSVCLLNKKLSWYQWGAQVMALLGVVIVQLDKTNSHKEAVGNFWIGVSAVVGMCWTSAFAGVYFEKMLKNSSADVWIQNIRLSILTLFFAGITMITTDGEAVFGGRMFEGWSNMVWLVTILNSVGGLCISLVMKYADNVMKTYCQSIAIGLTSLVSICLGERILTVYLVYGVTLVTSSVVVYSLFPVAPPALSDYHKLEQQDDVAELLKSSGVEDEEEEEDEIFGELEHKIEL is encoded by the exons ATGACACTAACGGTTAAACGACAAAAAGTTGGGCATGGTATTGAAATTGATCGGGAAAATGAGCAGAGTTCGAAcccg ATAATTCGTGTAATATGCTCAGTTCAACTAATATCAATGATTGCGGTGACGGCACACTCTACAGCCATGCCCTTTCTGGTTAGGATAGCTAATAAG ACGCACTTCCTCCCGACAACTTCAGTTTTCATGatggaagttttaaaattaggaTTTTGTTTAATAATCACATTATTTAAATCCGGTAGTATCAAAAa GACCTGCCACGAACTGCACAAAACAATCTGGCAGAATCGACTGGAAACCATGAAAGTTGCAGTTCCGGCAGTTGTATAtgcaattcaaaataatttatattataTTGCGTTGGCGAACGTGGATCCGACTACTTACTCG GTAACCCTCCAAATCCGTATTCTCACCACAGCCGCCCTGTCAGTGTgccttttaaataaaaaactatcgTGGTATCAGTGGGGAGCCCAGGTGATGGCTTTGCTTGGCGTCGTTATCGTACAG cTTGACAAGACCAATAGTCACAAGGAGGCCGTAGGAAATTTCTGGATCGGTGTCTCCGCGGTGGTTGGGATGTGCTGGACGAGTGCGTTTGCCG GTGTATACTttgagaaaatgctcaaaaattcgtCGGCCGACGTGTGGATTCAAAATATTCGACTATCGATTTTGACGCTCTTCTTTGCCGGGATTACGATGATCACTACTGACGGAGAGGCGGTTTTTGGAG gCCGAATGTTTGAAGGGTGGTCAAATATGGTTTGGCTGGTGACAATTCTCAACTCGGTCGGCGGATTGTGTATTTCGTTGGTCATGAAGTACGCGGATAATGTCATGAAAACATATTGTCAGTCAATTGCGATAG GCCTAACATCACTTGTCTCAATCTGCCTCGGCGAACGTATCCTAACCGTCTATTTGGTGTACGGAGTGACACTTGTGACGTCATCAGTGGTCGTTTACTCGCTGTTCCCTGTGGCTCCGCCGGCTCTTTCCGATTACCATAAGCTCGAGCAACAGGATGACGTGGCGGAATTGCTCAAATCGTCTGGAgtagaagacgaagaagaggaggaagaTGAGATTTTTGGAGAGCTCGAGCACAAAATTGAGCTCTGA
- the nstp-6 gene encoding Nucleotide Sugar TransPorter family (Product from WormBase gene class nstp;~Confirmed by transcript evidence), with product MFEGWSNMVWLVTILNSVGGLCISLVMKYADNVMKTYCQSIAIGLTSLVSICLGERILTVYLVYGVTLVTSSVVVYSLFPVAPPALSDYHKLEQQDDVAELLKSSGVEDEEEEEDEIFGELEHKIEL from the exons ATGTTTGAAGGGTGGTCAAATATGGTTTGGCTGGTGACAATTCTCAACTCGGTCGGCGGATTGTGTATTTCGTTGGTCATGAAGTACGCGGATAATGTCATGAAAACATATTGTCAGTCAATTGCGATAG GCCTAACATCACTTGTCTCAATCTGCCTCGGCGAACGTATCCTAACCGTCTATTTGGTGTACGGAGTGACACTTGTGACGTCATCAGTGGTCGTTTACTCGCTGTTCCCTGTGGCTCCGCCGGCTCTTTCCGATTACCATAAGCTCGAGCAACAGGATGACGTGGCGGAATTGCTCAAATCGTCTGGAgtagaagacgaagaagaggaggaagaTGAGATTTTTGGAGAGCTCGAGCACAAAATTGAGCTCTGA